A section of the Oncorhynchus gorbuscha isolate QuinsamMale2020 ecotype Even-year linkage group LG04, OgorEven_v1.0, whole genome shotgun sequence genome encodes:
- the LOC124034532 gene encoding ubiquitin-conjugating enzyme E2 R2-like isoform X2, whose translation MPSSHKALMLELKSLQEEPVEGFRITPVEESDLYNWEVAIFGPPNTLYEGGYFKAHIKFPVDYPYCPPTFRFLTKMWHPNIYENGDVCISILHPPVDDPRSGELPSERWNPTQNVRTILLSVISLLNEPNTFSPANVDASVMFRKWRDSKGKDKEYAEIIRKQVVSTKVEAEQDGVKVPTTLAEYCIQTKVPSHDSSSDLLYDDLYDDDIEEEDDDDDDAEAVGQMAGEGGFNDEEDSGNEES comes from the exons ATGCCAAGCTCTCATAAGGCACTGATGCTTGAACTGAAGTCTCTCCAAGAGGAACCAGTGGAGGGTTTCCGCATCACCCCAGTAGAAGAGTCAGACTTGTACAACTGGGAGGTGGCCATATTTGGACCCCCCAACACACTTTACGAGGGGGGATACTTCAAG GCACACATTAAGTTTCCAGTTGACTACCCTTACTGTCCACCTACATTCCGTTTCCTCACGAAGATGTGGCACCCCAACATATATGAG AATGGGGACGTGTGCATCTCCATCCTTCACCCCCCTGTTGACGACCCCCGGAGCGGAGAGCTGCCCTCTGAGAGATGGAATCCCACCCAGAATGTCAG GACCATCCTACTGAGTGTGATCTCTCTGTTGAATGAGCCCAACACCTTCTCCCCGGCCAATGTCGATGCCTCTGTTATGTTCCGCAAGTGGAGAGACAGCAAAGGCAAGGACAAAGAGTATGCCGAGATCATCAG GAAGCAGGTCGTGTCCACTAAAGTGGAGGCGGAGCAGGACGGCGTGAAGGTGCCTACTACGCTGGCAGAGTACTGCATCCAGACCAAAGTGCCTTCCCACGACAGCAGCTCGGACCTGCTCTACGATGACCTCTACGATGATGATATCGAGGAGGAGGACGACGATGACGATGATGCAGAGGCAGTGGGCCAGATGGCAGGAGAGGGTGGCTTTAATGACGAGGAAGACTCGGGCAATGAAGAGTCATGA
- the LOC124034532 gene encoding ubiquitin-conjugating enzyme E2 R2-like isoform X1 produces MAQQQMPSSHKALMLELKSLQEEPVEGFRITPVEESDLYNWEVAIFGPPNTLYEGGYFKAHIKFPVDYPYCPPTFRFLTKMWHPNIYENGDVCISILHPPVDDPRSGELPSERWNPTQNVRTILLSVISLLNEPNTFSPANVDASVMFRKWRDSKGKDKEYAEIIRKQVVSTKVEAEQDGVKVPTTLAEYCIQTKVPSHDSSSDLLYDDLYDDDIEEEDDDDDDAEAVGQMAGEGGFNDEEDSGNEES; encoded by the exons ATGGCGCAGCAGCAGATGCCAAGCTCTCATAAGGCACTGATGCTTGAACTGAAGTCTCTCCAAGAGGAACCAGTGGAGGGTTTCCGCATCACCCCAGTAGAAGAGTCAGACTTGTACAACTGGGAGGTGGCCATATTTGGACCCCCCAACACACTTTACGAGGGGGGATACTTCAAG GCACACATTAAGTTTCCAGTTGACTACCCTTACTGTCCACCTACATTCCGTTTCCTCACGAAGATGTGGCACCCCAACATATATGAG AATGGGGACGTGTGCATCTCCATCCTTCACCCCCCTGTTGACGACCCCCGGAGCGGAGAGCTGCCCTCTGAGAGATGGAATCCCACCCAGAATGTCAG GACCATCCTACTGAGTGTGATCTCTCTGTTGAATGAGCCCAACACCTTCTCCCCGGCCAATGTCGATGCCTCTGTTATGTTCCGCAAGTGGAGAGACAGCAAAGGCAAGGACAAAGAGTATGCCGAGATCATCAG GAAGCAGGTCGTGTCCACTAAAGTGGAGGCGGAGCAGGACGGCGTGAAGGTGCCTACTACGCTGGCAGAGTACTGCATCCAGACCAAAGTGCCTTCCCACGACAGCAGCTCGGACCTGCTCTACGATGACCTCTACGATGATGATATCGAGGAGGAGGACGACGATGACGATGATGCAGAGGCAGTGGGCCAGATGGCAGGAGAGGGTGGCTTTAATGACGAGGAAGACTCGGGCAATGAAGAGTCATGA